One Coregonus clupeaformis isolate EN_2021a chromosome 21, ASM2061545v1, whole genome shotgun sequence DNA window includes the following coding sequences:
- the LOC121534767 gene encoding F-box/LRR-repeat protein 7-like, whose product MALELEPGALVIHTSNSDLSFQTLSTPSPALILPPQPHLYPHFSPHPHPHIHPLFPTSASFNSATSSCKTVAMVHADAHPFSSTFSRLHATRDHHQGTSVPIDLLPDHIFLDIFARLPTNQLCCCARVCRRWYNLAWAPRLWQSIRLTGDLLHADRALRVLTQRLCKDTPNVCLMLETLVASGCRRLTDRGLHTVAQCCPELRCLEVAGCYNVSNEAVFEVVSCCPNLEHLDVSGCSKVTCISLTREVCLKLSPMHGQQISIRYLDMTDCFALEDEGLHTIAANCTQLTHLYLRRCVRLTDEGLRYLVIYCPAVRELSVSDCHYVSDVGLREIAKLEGRLRYLSVAHCGRITDVGVRYVAKYCSRLRYLNARGCEGLTDHGLEYLAKSCPKLKSLDIGKCPLVSDAGLELLALNCFNLKRLSLKSCESITGRGLQVVAANCFDLQLLNVQDCDAPLEVLCFVKRHCKGCIIEHTNPAFF is encoded by the exons ATGGCACTTGAATTGGAACCGGGTGCTCTGGTCATTCACACCAGCA aTTCAGACCTGAGCTTTCAGACATTGAGCACCCCCAGCCCTGCCCTCATTCTGCCTCCCCAGCCCCACCTCTACCCCCActtctccccccacccccacccccacatcCACCCTCTCTTCCCCACATCCGCCTCATTCAACAGTGCCACCTCCTCCTGCAAAACAGTGGCCATGGTGCACGCCGACGCccatcccttctcctccaccttctCACGCCTCCACGCAACCCGGGACCACCACCAAGGGACATCGGTGCCCATCGACCTCCTGCCGGACCACATCTTCCTGGACATCTTCGCCCGCCTGCCCACCAACCAGCTGTGCTGCTGCGCCCGCGTCTGCCGCCGCTGGTACAACCTGGCATGGGCCCCCCGGCTGTGGCAGAGCATTCGGCTGACAGGCGACTTGCTCCATGCCGACCGAGCTTTGCGGGTGCTGACGCAGCGTCTCTGCAAGGACACGCCCAACGTGTGCCTGATGCTGGAGACGCTGGTGGCGAGCGGGTGCCGGAGGTTGACGGACCGTGGGCTGCACACAGTGGCTCAGTGCTGCCCTGAGCTGCGCTGCCTGGAGGTGGCGGGCTGCTATAATGTGTCAAACGAGGCGGTGTTCGAGGTGGTGTCATGCTGCCCCAACCTGGAGCACCTAGACGTCTCAg GGTGCTCCAAGGTGACCTGCATCAGTCTGACACGGGAGGTCTGCCTCAAACTCTCGCCCATGCACGGCCAGCAGATCTCCATCCGCTACCTGGACATGACCGACTGCTTCGCCCTGGAGGACGAGGGCCTGCACACCATCGCCGCCAACTGCACCCAGCTCACCCACCTCTACCTGCGGCGCTGCGTGCGCCTTACCGACGAGGGTCTTCGCTACCTGGTCATCTACTGCCCCGCCGTGCGCGAGCTCAGCGTCAGCGACTGTCACTACGTCAGCGACGTCGGCCTACGCGAGATCGCCAAGCTCGAAGGCCGGTTGCGCTACTTGAGCGTGGCGCATTGCGGAAGGATCACCGACGTCGGGGTGCGGTATGTCGCTAAGTACTGCTCGCGGCTGCGCTACCTGAACGCGCGGGGCTGCGAGGGCCTTACAGACCATGGCCTGGAATACCTGGCCAAGAGTTGCCCCAAGCTCAAGTCGCTGGACATCGGGAAGTGCCCGCTAGTGTCGGATGCGGGCCTGGAACTGCTGGCGCTCAATTGCTTCAATCTGAAGCGGCTGAGCCTCAAGTCATGTGAGAGCATCACAGGCCGCGGGCTGCAGGTTGTGGCGGCCAACTGCTTCGACCTGCAGCTGCTCAACGTGCAGGACTGCGACGCCCCACTGGAGGTGCTGTGCTTTGTTAAGCGCCACTGCAAGGGTTGCATCATTGAGCACACAAACCCTGCTTTTTTCTGA